A single Microbaculum marinisediminis DNA region contains:
- a CDS encoding ABC transporter ATP-binding protein: MAAKASGPIKRKFAPWEDPSAKAFIRFDNVTKRFGDFVAVDNLSLDVYEREFFSLLGPSGCGKTTLLRMLAGFEKPSEGRILLDGQDISGVPPHRRPVNMMFQSYALFPHMTVEGNIAFGLKQDGMAKADIAARVNEMLRLTKLEPFAKRKPHQLSGGQRQRVALARSIAKRPKVLLLDEPLGALDRKLREETQFELMDLQQELGLTFVIVTHDQEEAMTVSDRIAVMDHGKIIQVASPAVIYEFPSTRYVADFIGDVNFLSGKIAALDDAGVRIRSDEIACTIVASQDDVDATVGADAWLAIRPEKMRISLDEPADTATNCVSGEVWDIGYLGDVSVYHVKLDNGNVIKSTVTNQTRLVERPIGWDDKVWLTWPRDAGVVLTT; encoded by the coding sequence ATGGCGGCCAAGGCATCCGGGCCCATCAAGCGCAAGTTCGCGCCATGGGAAGACCCGTCGGCGAAAGCGTTTATCCGCTTCGACAACGTAACCAAGCGCTTCGGCGACTTCGTCGCCGTCGACAATCTCAGCCTCGACGTCTACGAGCGCGAGTTCTTCTCGCTGCTGGGGCCGTCCGGTTGCGGCAAGACGACCCTGCTGCGAATGCTCGCGGGCTTCGAGAAGCCGAGCGAGGGGCGCATCCTGCTCGACGGCCAGGACATCTCCGGCGTGCCGCCACACCGGCGGCCGGTCAACATGATGTTCCAGTCCTACGCCCTGTTTCCGCACATGACGGTGGAGGGCAACATCGCCTTCGGCCTCAAGCAGGACGGCATGGCCAAGGCCGACATCGCGGCGCGGGTCAACGAGATGCTGCGGCTCACCAAGCTTGAGCCCTTCGCCAAGCGCAAGCCGCACCAGCTCTCCGGCGGCCAGCGCCAGCGCGTCGCGCTCGCCCGCTCGATCGCCAAGCGGCCGAAGGTGCTGCTCCTCGACGAGCCGCTCGGCGCGCTCGACCGCAAGCTGCGCGAGGAAACCCAGTTCGAGCTGATGGACCTGCAACAGGAGCTCGGCCTGACCTTCGTGATCGTCACCCACGACCAGGAAGAAGCGATGACGGTGTCGGACCGCATCGCCGTCATGGACCACGGCAAGATCATCCAGGTGGCCTCGCCCGCGGTCATCTACGAGTTCCCGAGCACGCGCTATGTCGCCGACTTCATCGGCGACGTGAATTTCCTGAGCGGCAAGATCGCCGCGCTCGACGACGCGGGCGTGCGTATCAGGAGCGACGAGATCGCCTGCACCATCGTCGCCAGCCAGGACGACGTCGATGCGACGGTTGGCGCCGACGCCTGGCTCGCCATCCGGCCGGAGAAGATGCGCATCTCGCTCGACGAACCGGCCGACACGGCGACCAACTGCGTCAGCGGCGAGGTCTGGGATATCGGCTATCTCGGCGACGTCTCCGTCTATCACGTCAAGCTCGACAACGGGAACGTCATCAAGTCGACGGTGACCAACCAGACGCGCCTGGTGGAACGGCCGATCGGCTGGGACGACAAGGTGTGGCTCACCTGGCCGCGCGACGCCGGCGTCGTCCTGACGACGTGA
- a CDS encoding ABC transporter permease subunit: protein MAAPTRKPLIKSKSLVVLVPYLWLLAFFLAPFLIVLKISLSQTAIAMPPYLPTFDLSAGIGAFLESLRELSLDNYAFLASDSLYIKSYLSSLQIALVSTFIVLLIGYPIAYGMARSPKAWRPTLVMLVILPFWTSFLIRVYAWIGILSREGLLNTFLSWIGLIDSPLTILSTNIAVYIGIVYSYLPFMVLPLYAALEKMDESLLEAASDLGCPPYKTFWVVTFPLSLPGVIAGCFLVFIPAVGEFVIPDLLGGSETLMIGKTLWAEFFSNRDWPLASSVAVILLLILVIPIVIFQNLQQRQQERNT from the coding sequence ATGGCCGCGCCGACCCGCAAACCGTTGATCAAGTCGAAGAGCCTGGTGGTTCTCGTCCCCTACCTGTGGCTGCTTGCCTTCTTCCTGGCGCCGTTCCTGATCGTCCTGAAGATATCGCTGTCGCAGACGGCTATCGCCATGCCGCCGTACCTGCCGACCTTCGACCTGTCGGCGGGAATAGGCGCGTTCCTGGAGAGCCTGCGCGAGCTGTCGCTCGACAACTACGCCTTCCTGGCGTCGGACTCGCTCTACATCAAGTCCTACCTGTCGAGCCTGCAGATCGCCCTGGTCTCGACCTTCATCGTTCTGCTCATCGGCTACCCCATCGCCTATGGCATGGCACGCTCGCCGAAGGCGTGGCGGCCGACGCTGGTGATGCTGGTCATCCTGCCGTTCTGGACGAGCTTCCTGATCCGCGTCTACGCCTGGATCGGCATCCTGAGCCGCGAGGGGCTGCTCAACACGTTCCTGAGCTGGATCGGACTGATCGACTCGCCGCTGACCATCCTGTCGACCAACATCGCCGTCTATATCGGCATCGTCTATTCGTACCTGCCGTTCATGGTGCTGCCGCTCTATGCCGCGCTCGAGAAGATGGACGAGTCGCTCCTGGAGGCGGCGTCCGATCTGGGCTGCCCGCCGTACAAGACGTTCTGGGTCGTCACCTTCCCGCTGTCGCTGCCCGGCGTCATCGCCGGCTGCTTCCTGGTGTTCATCCCGGCGGTCGGCGAGTTCGTGATCCCGGATCTGCTCGGCGGATCGGAGACGCTGATGATCGGCAAGACGCTGTGGGCGGAGTTCTTCTCAAACCGCGACTGGCCGCTGGCCTCCT